A single region of the Paludibacter jiangxiensis genome encodes:
- a CDS encoding beta-d-glucuronidase/beta-L-arabinofuranosidase, translating into MRKFLFISFYLLGFCSALFAAPTIVPQEVMKRVYEEVKTPYKYGLVVAPADNYHKIDCPTVFREKGKWYMSYIVYNGKEGLDGRGYETWLATSDDLLHWQSLGRILSYPQGDVWDKNQRAGYISLIDMQWGGSYQAQPFNGKHWLSYFGGNVTGYEMGMLKECIAYTDGDITKAHEWTPLEKPVLTPTDPDAGWWESLTQYKSSVIWDKSKKLGHPFVMYYNAGGVNPTNKVKAERISIALSDDMVHWKRYQGNPIVNHEEGITGDAVIQQMGDVYVMFYFSAFRKNRPYKAFNTFACSYDLVHWIDWTGADLVIPGEKYDNLFAHKSYVVKWNGVVYHFYCAVNDDNQRGIAVAVSKDLGKSLVRFPKPEKVTFRKEISLNKGWLTAENDSNRTAYAGFEKSGYNTTDWKQVNVPHNWDTYDGARRLKHGNKHGYAWYKKSFTVQNFGAGKRYFLYFEGVGSYATVWLNGKQVGYHAGGRTTFTLDVTDAIRFDSPNELAVKADHPAMITDLPWVCGGCSSEIGFSEGSQPLGIFRPVTLVVSNSLRVEPFGVHVWNDAPKDEKNPSLVLHFETEVKNYSNRTRRFVLVNKLLNKENIQQVRVGDTIELKPGEARIVKQTSPTVKNPVLWSPENPFLYKVVTMVREDGKTVDEEYTNYGLRWISWPQSRNDNDKRFYLNGKPLLINGVGEYEHQLGNSSALDSTEIEARINLIKAAGFNAFRDAHQPHNLYYKDLIDKNGLLFWSQLSAHVWYDTPEFRKNFKNNLIEWVKERRNSPSVILWGLQNESALPEDFAKECTELIRQLDPTSPSQRLVTTCNFGSGTDWNVMQNWSGTYINSGDPKNYPAVLKKELLNGEYGAWRSLDLHTEGAFEQNGKLSEDRMSQLLEMKIRQLDQVKDSTCGQFLWTYNSHDNPGRVQNEEGLREIDRIGPFNYKGLLTSWGEPVDAFYLYRSNYAPKEKEPMVYIVSHTWPDRWEKPGVKSGLTIYSNCDEVELFNDVKALSLGKRTKNGVGTHFQWDNFDLKYNVLYAVGYVNGKAVAEDVIVLNNLPRAPHFDQLVDKDNITKPEAGYNYIYRVNCGGADYTDINKNKWSADRHLSGKDRWGSLSWTDDYGNLPPFLASQRYTKDPIAGSADWSLFQTFRYGRDRLRYRFPLPDGDYRVELYFVEPWYGTGGGLDCEGFRVFDVAANGKTLLHDLDIWKEAGHDRVLKKVVMARAENGMLEISFPGVKAGQAIISAIAVVSTDKSIQPAPQSESVFTNVKGAVTGTWLEPNANFPNLKPEMYGAEWLASDQKAKVSQISFSLTADADVYLRQDTGYLKTTYRKGETITFKKGSRAAVVPVVKWAVEPNLRPELTFEAETAQLQGSGWQKMALKNKAGQKVTADGAHSIIWSVAPGVANVYALRFNYLNITPNSIDARIKITDQAGNVVRDDAIRFPTTPEKWRVLGTSTGSYINAGHYKVIISGDKLNGLAFESLVMQ; encoded by the coding sequence GTGAGAAAATTTCTTTTTATATCGTTTTATCTGCTTGGTTTTTGTTCTGCTTTGTTTGCCGCCCCGACCATCGTGCCGCAGGAGGTGATGAAACGTGTTTACGAGGAGGTAAAAACGCCTTACAAATACGGTTTGGTGGTGGCTCCTGCCGACAATTACCACAAAATAGACTGTCCTACCGTTTTCCGCGAAAAGGGGAAGTGGTACATGAGCTATATCGTTTACAACGGCAAGGAAGGGTTGGACGGTCGTGGTTACGAAACCTGGCTGGCTACCAGCGATGATCTGTTGCACTGGCAATCCCTCGGGCGCATCCTCTCGTATCCGCAGGGCGATGTGTGGGACAAAAATCAGCGGGCAGGTTACATCTCGCTCATCGACATGCAGTGGGGCGGTAGCTACCAGGCTCAACCGTTCAACGGCAAACATTGGCTCTCCTATTTCGGAGGTAACGTCACCGGCTACGAGATGGGAATGCTCAAAGAGTGCATCGCCTACACCGACGGCGATATTACCAAAGCTCATGAATGGACACCTCTGGAAAAACCTGTTCTGACGCCTACCGATCCCGATGCGGGCTGGTGGGAAAGCCTTACGCAGTACAAATCGTCCGTTATCTGGGACAAATCGAAGAAACTCGGCCATCCGTTTGTGATGTATTACAATGCCGGGGGCGTTAATCCTACCAATAAGGTAAAAGCCGAACGCATCAGTATTGCTCTTTCTGATGATATGGTTCACTGGAAACGTTACCAGGGTAATCCCATCGTCAACCACGAGGAGGGAATTACCGGTGACGCGGTGATTCAGCAGATGGGCGATGTCTATGTGATGTTCTACTTCAGCGCATTCCGCAAGAACCGGCCATACAAGGCTTTCAATACCTTTGCCTGTTCTTACGATCTGGTGCACTGGATCGACTGGACGGGTGCCGATCTGGTGATTCCGGGTGAGAAATACGACAATCTCTTTGCTCATAAGTCGTATGTGGTAAAGTGGAACGGCGTGGTGTATCATTTCTACTGTGCTGTGAATGACGATAACCAGCGTGGAATTGCTGTGGCTGTTTCCAAAGATTTGGGCAAGAGCTTGGTGCGTTTTCCAAAACCCGAAAAAGTAACTTTCCGCAAGGAGATTTCGTTGAATAAAGGGTGGCTGACTGCCGAAAATGATTCGAACCGTACGGCCTATGCCGGTTTTGAAAAGAGCGGTTACAATACTACTGATTGGAAACAGGTGAATGTGCCGCACAACTGGGATACCTACGATGGTGCCCGTCGCCTGAAGCATGGCAACAAACACGGATATGCCTGGTATAAAAAGAGCTTTACCGTGCAGAACTTCGGTGCTGGCAAACGTTATTTTCTCTATTTCGAAGGGGTTGGATCGTATGCCACCGTTTGGCTCAATGGCAAACAGGTGGGCTACCATGCCGGTGGTCGCACCACGTTTACCCTCGATGTGACCGACGCTATTCGTTTTGATTCTCCCAACGAACTGGCTGTCAAAGCTGATCATCCTGCGATGATTACCGATTTGCCGTGGGTATGCGGTGGTTGTTCGTCCGAGATCGGATTTTCCGAAGGCTCGCAGCCGCTCGGTATTTTTCGTCCGGTGACGTTGGTGGTAAGCAATTCGTTGCGTGTAGAACCGTTTGGCGTGCACGTCTGGAACGATGCGCCGAAAGATGAAAAGAATCCGTCGCTGGTGCTCCATTTTGAAACGGAGGTGAAGAACTACAGTAATCGCACGCGTCGTTTCGTTTTGGTAAACAAACTGTTGAATAAAGAAAATATTCAGCAGGTGCGTGTGGGCGATACCATCGAACTGAAACCCGGCGAAGCGAGAATTGTGAAACAGACCTCTCCTACGGTGAAAAATCCGGTTCTCTGGAGTCCCGAAAATCCGTTCCTTTACAAGGTGGTGACCATGGTGCGTGAAGATGGCAAAACGGTGGACGAAGAGTACACCAACTACGGCTTGCGCTGGATTAGCTGGCCGCAAAGTCGCAACGACAATGACAAACGTTTTTATTTGAATGGAAAGCCGTTGCTCATCAATGGTGTTGGTGAATACGAGCATCAGCTGGGAAATAGCAGTGCGCTCGACAGCACCGAAATAGAGGCCCGAATCAACCTGATCAAAGCGGCCGGTTTCAACGCGTTTCGCGATGCGCATCAACCGCATAACCTTTACTACAAGGATTTGATCGACAAAAATGGCCTGCTCTTCTGGTCGCAACTTTCGGCTCATGTGTGGTACGATACTCCCGAATTTCGCAAAAATTTCAAAAACAACCTGATCGAGTGGGTGAAAGAGCGTCGCAATTCGCCGTCAGTGATTCTTTGGGGCTTGCAAAACGAAAGTGCGCTGCCTGAAGATTTTGCCAAAGAATGTACCGAATTGATCCGTCAACTCGATCCTACTTCGCCGTCGCAACGGTTGGTGACTACCTGCAATTTCGGCAGCGGCACCGATTGGAATGTGATGCAGAACTGGTCGGGCACCTACATCAACAGCGGCGATCCGAAGAACTATCCTGCTGTTTTGAAAAAAGAGCTGCTCAATGGCGAATATGGAGCCTGGCGCAGCCTCGACCTGCATACCGAAGGGGCATTCGAGCAAAATGGAAAACTGAGTGAAGACCGCATGAGTCAGTTGCTGGAGATGAAGATCCGCCAGCTCGATCAGGTGAAGGACAGTACCTGCGGCCAGTTTCTCTGGACATATAATTCGCACGACAATCCCGGTCGCGTACAGAACGAAGAGGGTTTGCGCGAAATCGACCGCATCGGACCGTTCAATTACAAAGGACTGCTCACCTCGTGGGGCGAACCGGTGGATGCTTTTTATCTTTACCGTTCCAACTATGCGCCGAAGGAGAAGGAGCCGATGGTCTATATTGTGTCGCACACCTGGCCCGATCGTTGGGAAAAACCGGGCGTGAAGAGCGGTCTGACGATTTACTCCAATTGCGATGAGGTGGAACTGTTCAACGACGTAAAAGCGCTTTCGTTGGGCAAACGCACTAAAAACGGGGTGGGTACTCATTTTCAATGGGATAATTTCGATCTGAAATACAACGTCCTCTATGCCGTAGGTTATGTAAATGGAAAAGCCGTAGCGGAAGATGTGATCGTTTTGAACAATCTTCCCCGTGCTCCTCATTTCGATCAATTGGTTGACAAGGATAATATTACAAAGCCGGAAGCCGGTTACAACTATATCTATCGCGTCAATTGCGGCGGTGCCGATTATACCGATATCAACAAGAATAAGTGGTCGGCTGATCGCCATCTGAGCGGCAAAGATCGTTGGGGTTCGCTTTCGTGGACAGACGATTACGGTAATCTGCCTCCATTCCTGGCTTCGCAACGTTACACCAAAGACCCGATTGCCGGAAGTGCCGACTGGTCGTTGTTCCAGACCTTTCGTTATGGTCGCGACCGTCTGCGTTACCGCTTTCCTTTGCCCGACGGCGACTATCGCGTGGAGCTCTACTTTGTGGAACCGTGGTATGGAACGGGTGGCGGACTGGATTGCGAAGGTTTCCGCGTGTTTGACGTGGCGGCCAACGGCAAGACTTTGCTTCACGATCTTGACATCTGGAAAGAGGCCGGTCACGACCGGGTGTTGAAAAAGGTGGTGATGGCCAGAGCCGAAAATGGCATGTTGGAGATCAGCTTCCCCGGAGTGAAAGCCGGACAGGCGATTATCTCGGCCATTGCCGTTGTTTCGACCGACAAATCGATACAACCTGCTCCGCAGTCCGAATCGGTTTTTACCAACGTGAAAGGGGCGGTGACCGGTACATGGCTCGAACCCAACGCCAACTTCCCCAATCTGAAACCGGAGATGTATGGTGCCGAATGGCTCGCTTCCGATCAGAAGGCAAAAGTGTCGCAGATCAGTTTCTCGCTGACTGCCGATGCCGACGTTTACCTGCGTCAGGATACTGGGTATCTAAAAACGACTTACCGCAAAGGCGAAACGATAACCTTCAAAAAAGGGAGCCGTGCTGCCGTGGTGCCGGTAGTGAAGTGGGCGGTAGAACCGAACCTGCGCCCGGAACTCACTTTTGAAGCTGAAACGGCGCAATTGCAGGGTAGCGGTTGGCAGAAAATGGCATTGAAAAACAAAGCCGGACAAAAGGTGACTGCCGACGGCGCACATAGCATTATCTGGTCGGTAGCGCCCGGCGTGGCCAATGTCTATGCCTTGCGTTTCAACTATCTGAACATTACGCCGAATTCGATAGATGCCCGCATTAAAATAACCGATCAGGCCGGTAACGTGGTCCGCGACGATGCCATCCGTTTTCCGACCACACCCGAGAAGTGGCGCGTATTGGGAACCTCCACCGGTTCGTATATCAATGCAGGTCATTATAAGGTAATTATCAGCGGAGATAAACTGAACGGACTGGCTTTTGAATCGTTGGTGATGCAGTAG